Proteins encoded by one window of Drosophila melanogaster chromosome X:
- the PsGEF gene encoding Protostome-specific GEF, isoform B has translation MPTMTRMHRHSSSSAVVEESRGRRRGVGVPGVGDANKENFGVHFMSSPFGNASLIALQDLSNVHGKSPQRRSFSEGSGPRQATPQLAALRCLPRTTGGAVALEDSQLSSSRMGDTTLDRMLDAIIESARKEVRCTKTLPGAGATTSTTILADNAEWSETSVHEMEVRTPTHLKRQRVVRRKNPHKTTTINQTQSHQAKKLEPLQLVPSTKRCLSFSSSSASSDLDEDEQQVAKRSSLASPTTTPPSHCTTTTSSISSSSSSNGGADMEASQRGSIDVSIAFDAKEQQLNVHVIRCRDLQRSHGSGNGSINAYVKVALSGGAQPPGYGGHSSGGSMSSGYQRTAVHRHSGRPYFDQRFNFQISSGEETAGQYLQLAVWHRDRHLKRSEFLGCSTFPLNELVHPDSGVSAGSYKLHAQACPPPTSRHSQPKANAGQDQKQETEAAKDQDKQQDDSPAEMAAAVTVTPQKPVATGSGSGSNSAAMALNDEVISISIDSMGKEDPLLPQQPQQPMKLSKKALHQRDADENLFLRFLELDPPADGNANSTTTQAQATGSQSSASKANESNANHLNNGTSGGRRQSTMPNSGGSSVGGAVRQQQGRTPFTMTKRLTRTEERGFGFSIVWTHPPRVEKIEAGLSADRCGILPGDYVIFVDKHNVVTMPEADVLNLIRSQGSSLTLEIFRRSGAGATTITSTDLGQNNVHISTRLGAAVGLGSEEHTLATTATGTTTVMSLQRTTSTRIQPLANSMSRPATACSGTTSSIEAAKRRLHLPQVTFSKEVGKGVFV, from the exons ATGCCAACCATGACACGGATGCATCGCCACTCCAGTTCCAGTGCCGTGGTGGAGGAGTCGCGTGGCCGGCGCCGTGGAGTGGGCGTGCCAGGAGTCGGAGACGCGAACAAGGAGAATTTCGGGGTGCACTTCATGAGCAGTCCCTTCGGCAATGCCAGTTTGATTGCCCTGCAGGATTTGAGCAACGTGCACGGAAAGAGTCCGCAGCGCAGGAGTTTCAGCGAGGGCAGTGGTCCGCGGCAGGCCACGCCACAATTGGCGGCACTGCGCTGCTTGCCACGCACCACCGGTGGTGCAGTTGCTCTGGAGGATTCTCAGCTCTCCTCATCGCGAATGGGCGATACCACACTGGACCGCATGCTGGATGCCATCATAGAGTCGGCCAGGAAGGAGGTGAGGTGTACGAAGACACTGCCAGGCGCCGGCGCCACCACTTCGACCACCATTTTGGCGGATAATGCCGAGTGGAGCGAGACCAGTGTCCACGAAATGGAGGTGCGCACGCCCACCCACTTGAAGCGGCAGCGGGTGGTGCGGCGCAAGAACCCACACAAGACTACCACCATTAACCAAACGCAAAGTCACCAAGCCAAGAAGTTGGAGCCACTGCAGTTGGTTCCCAGCACCAAACGCTGCCTGAGCTTCTCATCCAGTTCCGCCTCGAGTGATTTGGACGAGGATGAGCAGCAGGTGGCCAAGAGGAGTTCGCTGGCCTCCCCCACCACCACACCTCCCTCCcactgcaccaccaccaccagcagcatcagcagcagcagcagcagtaatGGTGGTGCGGACATGGAGGCCAGTCAGCGGGGCAGCATCGATGTGAGCATCGCATTCGATGCCAAGGAGCAGCAACTTAATGTACATG TGATTCGCTGTCGCGACTTGCAGCGCTCCCATGGCAGTGGAAACGGCAGCATCAACGCCTACGTCAAGGTGGCCCTGTCCGGAGGAGCCCAGCCACCCGGATACGGTGGCCACTCGTCGGGGGGAAGCATGAGTTCCGGGTACCAACGCACCGCCGTCCATCGGCACTCGGGCCGCCCGTACTTCGATCAGCGATTCAACTTCCAGATTTCCAGTGGCGAGGAGACCGCTGGACAGTATCTTCAGTTGGCCGTGTGGCATCGGGATCGCCATTTAAA ACGCAGCGAGTTCCTGGGCTGCAGCACTTTTCCACTGAATGAGTTAGTGCATCCGGATTCGGGCGTCTCGGCAGGATCCTACAAGCTGCATGCACAGGCATGTCCTCCGCCTACTAGCCGCCATAGCCAACCAAAAGCCAACGCAGGCCAGGATCAAAAGCAGGAAACGGAAGCGGCGAAGGATCAGGATAAACAGCAGGACGATTCCCCCGCAGAAATGGCAGCAGCCGTCACAGTCACGCCCCAAAAACCGGTTGCCACTGGATCCGGTTCGGGATCGAATTCCGCAGCGATGGCACTGAACGACGAGGTGATCAGCATTAGCATCGATAGCATGGGCAAAGAGGATCCTCTGCTACCCCAGCAGCCCCAGCAGCCCATGAAGCTCAGCAAGAAGGCACTCCACCAGCGAGATGCCGACGAGAATCTCTTTTTAAGATTCCTGGAGCTGGATCCGCCAGCGGATGGCAATGCAAACAGTACCACCACCCAGGCACAAGCGACGGGCTCCCAGTCCTCGGCGTCGAAGGCCAACGAAAGCAATGCCAACCACTTGAACAATGGGACATCCGGTGGACGCAGACAGTCCACCATGCCAAATAGCGGAGGATCTAGCGTAGGAGGCGCTGTCCGCCAGCAGCAGGGACGTACCCCATTCACCATGACGAAAAGACTTACGCGAACCGAGGAACGGGGCTTTGGATTCTCTATTGTCTGGACGCATCCGCCACGGGTGGAGAAAATCGAGGCGGGACTCTCGGCCGATCGGTGTGGCATTTTGCCCGGCGACTATGTGATCTTTGTGGACAAGCATAACGTCGTCACGATGCCCGAGGCTGATGTTCTGAATTTGATACGATCGCAGGGCTCGTCCTTGACGTTGGAGATATTCAGAAGGTCAGGCGCGGGCGCCACAACAATCACGTCGACGGACTTGGGCCAGAACAATGTACACATAAGCACCAGATTGGGCGCGGCAGTGGGCTTGGGCAGCGAGGAGCACACCCTGGCCACCACCGCAACAGGAACGACCACCGTAATGAGTCTGCAAAGGACCACCAGTACGAGGATCCAGCCATTGGCAAATAGCATGAGCCGGCCGGCTACCGCATGCTCGGGAACCACCTCCTCCATCGAGGCGGCCAAAAGGAGGCTTCACCTGCCACAGGTCACCTTCAGCAAGGAGGTAGGCAAAGGTGTCTTCGTCTAa